One genomic region from Rosa rugosa chromosome 1, drRosRugo1.1, whole genome shotgun sequence encodes:
- the LOC133729517 gene encoding uncharacterized protein LOC133729517 yields the protein MGHISELLDEVLAIIINRLTYSWDRDALSEVSKQLLKARRWCRSSIRYYRELPNRRLLSQCPNVVEFASSGALSDEDLSFVAQACPKLEILDLRLSAANAMVPPNRRSLLNGILSVAHGCPKLVQPGGMIRDADIQVLSRITSLAHLDLRHCFYVTDMALCYLNGMALHYLDLSACAISDIGIEILVKGSSSRTMKTLILQGCSRITDRGILMLHNLSNLEELNLGIHDAAHYALLDGLIFDDVSLSD from the exons ATGGGTCACATTTCTGAGCTACTTGACGAGGTTCTTGCTATAATTATCAACCGGCTCACCTACAGCTGGGACCGAGATGCCCTGTCTGAGGTGTCAAAGCAACTATTGAAGGCTAGGCGCTGGTGCCGTTCCTCAATTCGCTATTATCGTGAACTTCCGAACCGGAGATTGCTCTCACAGTGTCCAAATGTAGTGGAGTTTGCATCTTCTGGTGCTCTTTCCGATGAAGACTTGAGCTTCGTGGCCCAAGCGTGTCCAAAGTTAGAGATCTTGGATCTCAGGCTCTCTGCTGCAAATGCAATGGTACCACCAAATCGACGTTCTTTGTTGAATGGGATTCTTTCTGTGGCACACGGCTGTCCTAAATTGGTTCAG CCTGGAGGCATGATTCGAGATGCAGATATTCAAGTCCTGTCACGTATTACTTCTCTGGCGCATCTGGATCTTAGGCACTGCTTCTATGTCACAGATATGGCACTGTGCTACCTCAATGGTATGGCTCTGCACTATTTAGATTTATCCGCTTGTGCTATTAGTGATATTGGGATCGAGATACTTGTGAAAGGTTCTTCGTCAAGAACCATGAAAACGCTTATCCTTCAAGGATGCTCTCGAATCACTGATAGAGGAATTCTAATGTTGCATAATCTGTCCAATCTCGAGGAGCTGAATTTGGGTATACATGATGCCGCCCATTATGCATTACTTGATGGACTTATTTTTGATGATGTGTCACTTTCTGATTGA